A single window of Chitinophaga sp. XS-30 DNA harbors:
- the ftsZ gene encoding cell division protein FtsZ, with the protein MIHFDLPKEKSSIIKVIGIGGGGSNAVNHMFSQNIEGVNFIICNTDAQAIANSPVPNKVQLGPHLTQGLGAGANPRIGEQATEESFEEIKKILEVNTKMAFITAGMGGGTGTGGAPIIARICKELGILTVGIVTTPFSYEGKKRMLQAEEGINRLKDFVDTLLIISNDKLRQKFGDLKFKAAFEKADNVLATAAKCITDVINSTGQINVDFADVCTVMRNGGVAILGAAVAEGESRAQKAIEEALTSPLLNDNDIKGAKWILINISSAEGEFEHTLDEMDTIQAYVQSMAGEDCDVILGVGYDQSLERNLGVTIIATGFEQNPIQQIKPANTDAGQKDEPKIVMTLGAEGEEKKMNNQGMLFSDEEPAEAKDMMAPMLVEPQVTYPAPAANFVPPVEEKETFVLNISPVEPEPAPPVPPAPPVQPPVQQMPQQVQPQKPAAQAPSATSGGYLNRPSNIYVEPVNNQQDDKPEMKMVLREEPATPEQPQQPQQPEAPQQLHDEQQDELKRKQMERVAKLRSISFNVKNMENNQEIENVPAYLRRNVGLDNGSGSAENFYSGYAVGSNGENQAEINTINTFLDGKKPD; encoded by the coding sequence ATGATACATTTTGATCTTCCAAAGGAAAAATCCTCCATCATCAAAGTCATTGGCATTGGTGGCGGTGGTAGCAACGCGGTGAACCACATGTTCAGCCAGAACATCGAAGGGGTGAACTTCATTATATGCAATACCGATGCACAAGCTATTGCAAACAGCCCGGTGCCCAACAAGGTACAGCTGGGGCCACACCTCACGCAGGGACTGGGAGCGGGCGCCAACCCTAGGATCGGAGAGCAGGCAACGGAGGAATCCTTTGAAGAAATCAAAAAGATACTGGAGGTGAATACCAAAATGGCATTCATCACCGCAGGCATGGGCGGCGGCACCGGCACCGGAGGCGCTCCCATCATCGCCCGCATCTGTAAAGAGCTGGGTATTCTCACCGTCGGCATCGTAACCACCCCCTTCTCTTACGAAGGGAAGAAACGCATGCTACAGGCGGAAGAAGGCATCAACCGCCTGAAAGATTTTGTAGATACCCTGCTGATCATCTCGAATGACAAGCTGCGCCAGAAATTCGGGGACCTGAAGTTCAAGGCCGCATTCGAGAAAGCAGATAATGTGCTGGCCACCGCAGCCAAATGTATCACCGATGTGATCAACTCCACCGGTCAGATCAATGTGGACTTTGCGGACGTTTGCACCGTGATGCGCAATGGTGGTGTGGCTATCCTCGGCGCCGCCGTAGCAGAAGGTGAGAGCCGTGCGCAGAAAGCGATCGAAGAAGCGCTGACTTCTCCGTTGCTGAACGACAACGATATCAAGGGCGCCAAATGGATCCTGATCAATATTTCCTCCGCCGAAGGCGAGTTCGAGCATACGCTGGATGAAATGGATACCATCCAGGCTTATGTGCAGAGCATGGCTGGGGAAGATTGCGACGTGATCCTCGGTGTGGGATACGACCAGTCGCTGGAGCGCAACCTTGGGGTGACGATCATTGCCACCGGCTTTGAGCAGAACCCTATCCAGCAGATAAAACCCGCCAATACAGATGCCGGACAGAAGGACGAGCCGAAGATCGTGATGACGCTGGGCGCCGAAGGCGAAGAGAAGAAAATGAACAACCAGGGCATGCTCTTCTCCGACGAAGAACCCGCCGAAGCGAAAGATATGATGGCGCCTATGCTGGTAGAACCACAGGTCACCTACCCCGCTCCCGCCGCAAACTTCGTTCCGCCGGTGGAAGAAAAAGAGACCTTTGTACTGAACATATCACCGGTTGAGCCGGAGCCTGCGCCCCCTGTTCCACCCGCTCCACCGGTGCAGCCACCGGTTCAGCAAATGCCGCAACAGGTGCAGCCGCAAAAACCCGCTGCCCAGGCCCCTTCTGCTACTTCCGGAGGTTACCTGAACCGGCCCTCCAACATTTATGTGGAACCGGTGAACAATCAGCAGGACGACAAGCCTGAAATGAAGATGGTGCTACGGGAAGAGCCAGCCACACCGGAACAGCCGCAGCAGCCGCAACAGCCGGAAGCGCCGCAACAGCTCCACGACGAGCAGCAGGATGAACTGAAGCGCAAACAGATGGAACGTGTGGCAAAGCTGCGCAGCATCAGCTTCAACGTGAAGAATATGGAGAACAACCAGGAAATAGAGAACGTACCTGCTTATCTCCGCAGGAATGTCGGGCTGGATAACGGGTCCGGATCAGCCGAGAACTTCTACTCCGGCTACGCAGTAGGCAGCAATGGCGAGAACCAGGCAGAGATCAATACCATCAATACTTTTCTGGACGGCAAAAAACCGGATTAA
- a CDS encoding cell division protein FtsQ/DivIB: MAPKTATILRRIFTLLLWSGVLAGFVVLLAAAVQEKDTARCKGIRVQLRGDDRNAFIDENDIKALVLKDKSRNPVGTPVSELDINNLEQIVEADPWVRSAELYVDNRQILNIDVVQRDPLARVFTFSGNSFYLDEQNERIPVSDRFTARVPVFTGFPTEAEKLRKEDSLLYKQIGNMARFIATDTFWNAQVEQVVITGDRKFEIIPKLGDHVIVFGEGNDIEKKFNKLLLFYREGLSKAGWNTYSRINIAYHEEVIGTRRDGKSAPPPPMYRDTTDADVAMDEDLRATVAAVDPKPADNPVPVKKPKTDKPASSKTVKPAAKKPAKAGSQKPKAVYPGNNRNNRN; the protein is encoded by the coding sequence ATGGCACCAAAAACTGCAACAATCCTCAGGCGCATTTTCACTCTCCTTCTCTGGAGCGGTGTGCTGGCGGGTTTTGTGGTACTGCTCGCCGCAGCGGTGCAGGAAAAGGATACCGCAAGATGCAAGGGCATCCGGGTACAGCTCAGGGGAGATGACCGGAATGCGTTCATCGATGAAAATGATATCAAGGCCCTGGTCCTTAAAGACAAGAGCCGCAATCCCGTTGGCACTCCGGTTAGCGAACTGGATATCAATAACCTGGAACAGATCGTGGAAGCAGATCCATGGGTACGCTCCGCCGAACTGTACGTCGATAACCGGCAGATACTGAATATCGATGTGGTGCAGCGGGACCCGCTGGCCCGGGTGTTCACCTTCTCCGGAAACAGCTTTTACCTGGATGAGCAGAATGAGCGCATCCCGGTATCAGACCGCTTCACTGCAAGAGTGCCGGTATTCACCGGTTTCCCTACGGAAGCGGAAAAACTGAGGAAAGAAGACAGCCTGCTCTACAAACAGATCGGCAACATGGCGCGCTTCATCGCCACGGACACCTTCTGGAATGCACAGGTAGAACAGGTAGTGATCACCGGGGACCGGAAATTCGAGATCATTCCCAAGCTCGGCGATCATGTGATCGTTTTCGGAGAAGGGAACGATATCGAAAAAAAGTTCAACAAACTGCTGCTGTTCTACCGCGAAGGACTGAGCAAAGCAGGATGGAACACCTATTCGCGCATCAACATTGCCTACCATGAAGAAGTGATCGGAACGAGAAGAGATGGCAAAAGCGCACCGCCACCGCCCATGTACAGAGATACCACCGACGCCGATGTGGCGATGGACGAAGATCTCCGGGCAACGGTAGCGGCCGTCGATCCGAAACCAGCGGACAACCCCGTACCGGTCAAAAAACCGAAAACGGACAAACCCGCTTCCAGCAAAACCGTCAAGCCAGCCGCCAAAAAGCCTGCAAAGGCCGGCAGCCAGAAGCCCAAAGCGGTATATCCAGGTAACAATCGTAATAATCGCAACTAA
- a CDS encoding DUF4091 domain-containing protein, translating into MMKLFYAAALLLAISCNVNVQQQEQQPQQYQELPDPRPVDEATWAAVTPGSHAGFGSADIRYEKRNAPDPASLKASWNTRAWKGEKIHTQFLIYTTDALEAVSIEKSDLKDDQGNSIPASAVNTGFVRYVMTDELNKDGSGCGHRKPEDFDSSLVADAIDIIPAINIAARTTQPVWLSVAVPANTPAGTYKGQVTVMMGEKKDPAKLAYEITVGERTLPQPENWDFHLDLWQSPYAIARVYNVAPWSEEHFAAMKPYMQMLAKAGQKVITTSIIYDPWNSQTEDIYGDMVKWTKKKDGSWNFDYTVFDKWVSFMQDMGVTKQVACYSMIPWNLKFYYFDEAAGRDTFIVAKPGTPEYDNHWRPMLADFSSHLKEKGWFDITCIAMDERPMEAMQSAIKLIRSVDKDLKVSLAGNYHKELVNDIFDYCVASGQEFTAEERKWRAEKGWPTTYYTCCTEGFPNTFTFSPPAESAWLGWHAAAKDYSGYLRWAYNCWVKAPLQDSRFRSWAAGDTYLVYPGPRSSIRFERLVEGIQAYEKIRMLKAEGKGAEVEKILAEFNLDALKTRKAGEMVTAANDMLNGI; encoded by the coding sequence ATGATGAAGCTCTTTTATGCCGCAGCATTGCTGCTGGCAATTTCCTGCAATGTAAACGTACAGCAGCAGGAACAGCAACCGCAACAATACCAGGAACTGCCCGATCCCCGGCCGGTAGACGAGGCCACCTGGGCAGCCGTAACACCCGGCTCACATGCGGGATTCGGCAGTGCCGACATCCGTTATGAAAAACGTAATGCCCCCGATCCCGCTTCCCTGAAAGCCAGCTGGAACACCCGCGCCTGGAAAGGCGAAAAAATTCATACCCAGTTCCTGATCTACACCACAGACGCCCTGGAGGCAGTCAGCATCGAAAAATCCGACCTGAAAGATGATCAGGGCAACAGCATCCCGGCGTCCGCAGTGAATACCGGTTTTGTACGGTATGTGATGACGGATGAGCTGAATAAAGATGGCTCGGGATGTGGGCATCGCAAACCGGAAGATTTTGATTCTTCCCTGGTGGCGGACGCCATCGACATCATTCCCGCTATTAATATCGCCGCCCGTACCACCCAGCCGGTATGGCTCAGCGTTGCTGTGCCTGCCAATACACCTGCGGGTACGTATAAGGGACAGGTGACGGTGATGATGGGAGAAAAGAAAGACCCGGCAAAACTGGCATACGAAATCACCGTAGGGGAACGCACGCTGCCCCAACCGGAAAACTGGGACTTTCACCTGGACCTGTGGCAAAGTCCATATGCGATAGCAAGGGTGTACAACGTGGCTCCGTGGAGCGAAGAGCATTTCGCTGCGATGAAACCTTATATGCAAATGCTTGCCAAAGCCGGTCAGAAAGTGATCACCACCAGCATCATCTATGATCCCTGGAACAGCCAGACCGAAGATATCTATGGCGATATGGTGAAATGGACGAAGAAAAAAGACGGTTCCTGGAATTTCGATTATACGGTATTCGACAAATGGGTGTCTTTCATGCAGGACATGGGCGTCACCAAACAGGTGGCCTGCTACAGCATGATCCCCTGGAACCTGAAATTCTATTATTTCGATGAAGCGGCAGGGAGGGACACGTTCATCGTTGCCAAGCCCGGCACGCCAGAATACGATAATCACTGGCGCCCGATGCTGGCGGATTTTTCCAGCCATCTGAAGGAAAAGGGCTGGTTCGATATCACCTGCATTGCGATGGACGAACGCCCCATGGAAGCCATGCAGAGCGCTATCAAGCTGATCCGCAGTGTGGATAAGGACCTGAAGGTTTCGCTGGCCGGCAACTATCATAAGGAGCTGGTGAATGATATTTTTGATTATTGCGTGGCCTCGGGGCAGGAATTCACGGCTGAAGAAAGGAAATGGAGAGCGGAGAAAGGCTGGCCCACCACTTATTATACCTGCTGTACGGAAGGGTTCCCGAACACTTTCACTTTCTCCCCACCGGCAGAGTCCGCCTGGCTGGGATGGCATGCTGCCGCGAAAGATTACTCAGGTTACCTGCGCTGGGCCTATAACTGCTGGGTAAAGGCGCCGCTGCAGGATTCCCGCTTCCGCTCCTGGGCGGCCGGGGACACTTATCTCGTATATCCAGGGCCGCGCTCTTCCATTCGTTTTGAAAGGCTGGTGGAAGGCATTCAGGCTTACGAAAAGATCCGCATGCTGAAGGCCGAAGGCAAAGGCGCGGAAGTTGAAAAGATACTGGCGGAATTTAACCTGGATGCTTTGAAAACAAGGAAGGCCGGAGAGATGGTGACAGCGGCAAACGATATGCTGAACGGTATATAA
- a CDS encoding KUP/HAK/KT family potassium transporter, with protein MVKDFNKATLAGLIVALGIIYGDIGTSPLYVFKAIVGPNEISELLVIGGISCIIWTLTLQTTVKYVILTLKADNKGEGGIFSLYALVRRHGKWTVIFGMIGGAALLADGIITPPITVTSAIEGLRTLQVFRDLGEWTIVKIVLAIISGMFFMQQFGTMSIGKMFGPIMVVWFGMLAVLGVSHIADDLSVLKAFNPYYGIELLTLYPQGFLILGAVFLCTTGAEALYSDLGHCGRGNIRISWIFVKSSLILNYLGQGAWLLTQKGQTLAGGINPFFSIMPEWFVIFGVLIATIASIIASQALISGSFTLISEAMRMNLWPKLKINYPTELRGQLYIPGINLMLFVGCTAIVLIFRESGKMEAAYGLSITICMLMTSCLFAFYLYTRRVKLMWIALYLVVYLSIEFSFLFANLVKFMHGGYVTVIVAGALFLVMYAWFRSRKIKNRYVEFVKLEDYLPILQELSNDTTIPKYATHLVYMSSADNPKEIEHKVIYSILNKKPKRADIYWFVHVDVVDEPYMSEYSVQTIIPNEVIRVEFRLGFRVEQRINLMFRMVVEDMVRNKEVNITSRYESLSKNNVVGDFQFIVMEKFLSHDNDLPLHERIIMRLYFLLKRIGLSEERGFGLDSSYVTLEKFPLVVAPVTNLQLKRIHERYREED; from the coding sequence TGGTGATCGGGGGGATTTCCTGCATTATATGGACGCTCACCCTCCAGACGACGGTAAAATATGTGATCCTGACCTTGAAAGCGGATAACAAGGGCGAGGGCGGGATATTCTCTCTATACGCGCTGGTGCGAAGGCATGGCAAGTGGACCGTCATCTTCGGGATGATCGGGGGAGCGGCTTTGCTGGCTGACGGCATCATTACCCCGCCTATTACCGTTACCTCGGCCATTGAAGGTTTGCGTACCCTGCAGGTCTTCCGGGACCTGGGGGAATGGACCATCGTGAAGATCGTACTGGCCATTATCAGCGGCATGTTCTTCATGCAGCAGTTCGGCACCATGTCCATCGGAAAGATGTTCGGGCCCATTATGGTCGTGTGGTTCGGTATGCTGGCAGTACTCGGCGTTTCCCATATTGCGGATGACCTCTCTGTATTGAAAGCCTTTAATCCCTACTACGGCATTGAATTATTGACCCTTTACCCCCAGGGCTTTCTGATCCTCGGGGCGGTCTTCCTTTGTACTACGGGGGCGGAAGCCCTGTATTCCGATCTCGGGCACTGCGGACGGGGCAATATCCGTATTTCCTGGATATTCGTAAAATCATCCCTCATACTCAACTATCTCGGTCAGGGTGCATGGCTGCTCACCCAGAAAGGGCAGACACTGGCGGGCGGTATCAATCCCTTTTTCAGCATCATGCCGGAATGGTTCGTCATTTTCGGGGTACTGATCGCTACCATTGCCTCCATCATTGCCAGCCAGGCGCTGATCTCCGGATCTTTTACCCTTATCTCCGAAGCCATGCGGATGAACCTGTGGCCCAAGCTGAAAATCAACTACCCCACCGAATTAAGGGGGCAGCTGTATATCCCCGGCATTAACCTGATGTTATTCGTCGGATGTACAGCTATTGTGCTGATCTTCCGCGAATCCGGGAAGATGGAGGCAGCCTATGGCCTGTCTATCACCATCTGTATGTTGATGACCTCCTGCCTTTTTGCCTTTTATCTATATACCCGCAGGGTAAAGCTGATGTGGATCGCCCTGTACCTGGTGGTCTATCTTTCCATAGAATTCTCGTTCCTTTTCGCCAACCTGGTGAAATTCATGCATGGCGGCTATGTGACCGTGATCGTGGCCGGGGCCTTGTTCCTCGTGATGTACGCCTGGTTCCGTTCCCGCAAGATCAAGAACCGTTATGTGGAGTTCGTGAAGCTGGAAGATTACCTGCCTATCCTGCAGGAACTGAGCAACGATACCACCATCCCCAAATATGCCACCCACCTCGTGTATATGAGCAGTGCCGACAATCCGAAGGAGATCGAGCACAAGGTCATTTACTCCATCCTCAATAAAAAGCCCAAACGCGCGGATATTTACTGGTTCGTGCATGTGGATGTGGTGGATGAACCGTACATGAGCGAGTATTCGGTGCAGACCATCATTCCGAATGAGGTGATCCGCGTGGAATTCCGCCTGGGTTTCAGGGTGGAGCAGCGCATCAACCTGATGTTCAGGATGGTAGTGGAGGATATGGTGCGCAACAAGGAGGTGAACATCACCAGCCGCTACGAGTCGCTCAGCAAGAATAATGTAGTCGGCGATTTCCAGTTCATCGTCATGGAAAAATTCCTTTCGCACGATAACGATCTTCCGCTGCATGAGCGCATCATCATGCGCCTGTATTTCCTGCTGAAAAGGATCGGATTGTCCGAGGAAAGAGGCTTCGGGCTGGACTCGAGCTACGTGACCCTGGAAAAATTCCCGCTGGTGGTGGCGCCGGTGACCAATCTTCAACTGAAAAGGATACACGAAAGATACCGGGAGGAGGATTAG
- the ftsA gene encoding cell division protein FtsA — translation MNQEAPIIVGLDIGTTKIAAIAGRKNEYGKLEILGFGKAPSFGVQHGMVLNIDQTIKAIRQALENCYASNPNLEINEVYVGIAGHHIKSLQTRGDIVRSDTDAEISQKDIDQLINDQYKTVIPASDQIIDVIPQQYIVDSLQNITYPIGMSGVKVGANFHIITGDKNAIRNINRSVEKSGLRIKDLVLQPLASAAAVMCDMDFEAGVAIVDIGGGTTDLAVFYEGILKHTAVIPYGGENITNDIKNGLGVLKTQAEQMKVQFGYALADEAKNNAYITIPGLRGQSPKEISVKNLAHIIQARMSEILDFVVYHLKQIGMDNKMLNGGIILTGGGSQLKHLIQLTEYTTGVSARIGYPNEHLASGHTDELTKPMYATCVGLILKGYNDYENDKRALEENYVKINTSYFAKEQAARTTEEEWMDEDEDAAETAGERQERKAKERNASLKGFLDRMKTKIIDMFTEEEDAKL, via the coding sequence ATGAATCAGGAAGCTCCCATCATTGTAGGTCTCGACATTGGAACCACGAAGATAGCTGCCATCGCAGGAAGGAAGAATGAATACGGGAAACTGGAAATCCTCGGATTCGGGAAAGCCCCATCATTTGGCGTACAGCACGGAATGGTGCTGAATATCGACCAGACGATCAAGGCCATTCGTCAGGCCCTGGAAAACTGTTATGCCTCCAACCCCAACCTTGAGATCAACGAAGTATATGTCGGCATTGCCGGTCATCATATCAAAAGTCTCCAGACCCGCGGCGATATCGTACGCAGCGACACCGATGCGGAGATATCCCAGAAGGATATCGACCAGCTGATCAACGATCAGTATAAAACGGTAATCCCTGCCAGCGATCAGATCATTGATGTGATCCCGCAGCAATATATTGTGGACAGCCTGCAGAACATCACGTATCCCATCGGCATGAGCGGTGTGAAAGTGGGCGCCAACTTCCATATCATTACGGGAGACAAGAATGCGATCAGGAATATCAACCGCAGTGTGGAAAAATCCGGGCTGCGCATCAAAGACCTCGTACTGCAGCCCCTGGCCTCTGCCGCGGCGGTAATGTGCGATATGGACTTTGAAGCCGGCGTGGCGATTGTAGATATTGGTGGCGGTACAACGGACCTCGCCGTATTCTATGAAGGCATCCTGAAACATACCGCGGTGATCCCCTACGGCGGTGAGAATATCACCAACGATATCAAGAACGGCCTCGGGGTATTGAAAACACAGGCGGAACAAATGAAGGTACAGTTCGGCTATGCGCTGGCGGATGAAGCCAAGAACAACGCCTACATCACCATACCCGGCCTCCGCGGGCAAAGCCCGAAAGAGATATCCGTGAAGAACCTGGCCCATATCATCCAGGCCAGGATGAGCGAGATACTGGACTTCGTGGTGTATCACCTGAAACAGATCGGGATGGACAACAAAATGCTCAACGGCGGCATCATCCTGACGGGCGGCGGCTCACAACTCAAACATCTCATACAATTAACCGAATACACCACTGGCGTCAGCGCACGCATCGGCTACCCCAATGAGCATCTTGCCAGCGGGCATACCGACGAGCTGACGAAACCGATGTACGCAACCTGCGTAGGCCTGATACTGAAAGGCTATAATGATTACGAGAATGACAAAAGAGCGCTGGAAGAAAATTATGTAAAGATCAACACCAGCTATTTCGCGAAAGAACAAGCGGCACGAACGACCGAAGAAGAATGGATGGATGAAGACGAAGACGCCGCAGAAACGGCCGGTGAAAGGCAGGAAAGAAAAGCAAAAGAACGCAACGCCTCTCTCAAGGGTTTCCTGGACAGGATGAAAACAAAGATCATCGACATGTTCACCGAAGAAGAGGACGCCAAACTGTAA